The Wolbachia endosymbiont of Ctenocephalides felis wCfeT genome includes a region encoding these proteins:
- a CDS encoding coiled-coil domain-containing protein: MKKSTYTRTALASLLTIYSFSSFAADFSTESVREVEKQENTKTSAKMEVMKTANPKLKEKMDRICNADPRKKADELKKKADDLKRKEDMKLAAEQKKKEEARLASEKKAKLASEKEAKRKEAQALKEKNKALKEEAKAKARNAKAEVSDKTRSVKTVNKSVEKANPVVSSDGVDILSASQEKDGLRITFGGVVDAQGYGKVGPSGDEYKRYHIMAGKAVDYYSATDNAIKGANPIFPRGIGNLGDYSNDTGMIADAILHLRAENKNEELGLLYGADVQFHVPVTEGKGTSQGINAARGRSAHVFINSEYGDVKLGYQFGPEALMRLDATRIATVDGGPDSDWYRKVNLEGSAASFPFYVTPRLYTESFSSESEKLSFRMAGKYNKGVMTTLPFRVAYYSPKYMGARFGISYAPHYEASLFSVSESAIGNPYTTKIDEITNSFVNASKRTFDSTADISGNTYKSTDEAIDALVTNNGSLSFDAAVTGAQKGAALDEAVKILPAIKEATLTVPTEYDRYGVKSVPSGIAAVDKPANAAAMKSELTGLEASLGTTGGTKDEFIKELKETLNEFLNKGADSGTARTAVEGAFQNSVLSEAVKGTWGSNSVRHVGPDYEHIISAGATYEYDFEEYKVKVKGSVVGEFGKAKQPNKDKHSYTEYVEYNDLMGVNLGVSADYKVDEGQSIKAAASFAYLGKSGQPKVIKTLSGNDYVDLKTSDPRVKGIADQFGKDSNDTMYWTAGAGYQRENIYTSLTYFGSVMNDGDKLHDVALGVQYDLSPACSKSKFVPYAVLHLFTTEEKQSVDHKITTKSGSGDVPPNKGALLLTGVKFSF; this comes from the coding sequence CTGCTCTAGCTTCTTTATTAACCATTTACTCTTTCAGCAGCTTTGCAGCTGATTTTTCTACTGAAAGTGTTAGGGAAGTAGAAAAGCAAGAGAACACAAAAACTTCTGCAAAAATGGAAGTAATGAAAACAGCAAATCCAAAGCTGAAAGAGAAAATGGACAGAATATGCAATGCTGATCCAAGAAAAAAAGCTGACGAGCTTAAAAAGAAAGCTGATGATCTGAAAAGAAAAGAGGATATGAAGCTAGCAGCTGAGCAGAAGAAAAAAGAAGAGGCTAGATTAGCAAGTGAGAAAAAAGCGAAGCTTGCAAGTGAGAAAGAGGCAAAAAGAAAAGAAGCGCAAGCTCTCAAAGAAAAAAATAAAGCTTTGAAAGAAGAAGCTAAAGCTAAGGCTCGTAATGCTAAAGCTGAAGTTAGTGATAAAACGAGAAGCGTAAAAACAGTTAACAAAAGTGTAGAGAAGGCAAACCCTGTTGTTTCATCTGACGGTGTGGATATTCTGAGTGCTAGTCAAGAAAAAGATGGCTTGAGAATAACTTTTGGTGGTGTTGTTGATGCTCAAGGTTATGGTAAAGTCGGTCCAAGTGGTGATGAGTATAAGCGCTATCATATTATGGCTGGCAAAGCTGTAGATTATTATAGTGCTACTGATAATGCAATAAAGGGAGCAAATCCAATCTTTCCAAGAGGGATAGGAAACCTTGGTGATTATAGCAATGACACTGGTATGATTGCAGATGCAATATTGCACTTGAGAGCAGAAAATAAAAATGAAGAGCTTGGTCTTCTTTATGGTGCTGATGTGCAATTCCATGTTCCAGTTACAGAAGGAAAGGGTACATCGCAAGGTATTAATGCTGCAAGAGGCAGAAGTGCACATGTGTTTATAAATTCAGAGTATGGTGATGTGAAACTCGGTTACCAATTTGGTCCTGAAGCTCTTATGAGACTTGATGCAACAAGAATTGCAACTGTTGATGGAGGTCCAGATAGCGACTGGTACAGAAAAGTTAACTTAGAGGGAAGTGCTGCAAGCTTTCCATTCTATGTAACTCCACGTCTTTATACAGAAAGCTTCTCAAGTGAAAGTGAAAAACTCTCTTTCCGCATGGCAGGCAAATATAACAAAGGTGTTATGACCACATTGCCATTTAGAGTAGCTTACTACTCACCAAAATACATGGGTGCAAGATTTGGTATCAGCTACGCTCCTCATTATGAGGCTAGCTTGTTTAGTGTAAGTGAGAGTGCAATTGGTAACCCTTATACAACAAAAATTGATGAGATTACTAATTCGTTTGTTAATGCTAGTAAACGTACGTTTGATAGCACTGCTGACATTAGTGGAAACACTTATAAGTCAACAGATGAAGCAATTGATGCTTTAGTTACAAATAATGGTAGTTTGAGCTTTGATGCTGCTGTTACAGGTGCTCAAAAAGGAGCAGCTCTTGACGAGGCAGTTAAGATCTTGCCTGCAATTAAAGAAGCTACTCTAACTGTGCCTACTGAGTACGATAGATACGGAGTGAAGAGTGTTCCAAGTGGCATAGCTGCTGTAGACAAGCCTGCAAATGCTGCTGCAATGAAAAGTGAATTGACAGGCCTAGAAGCAAGCTTAGGCACCACAGGTGGTACTAAGGATGAATTTATCAAAGAATTAAAAGAGACGTTAAATGAATTTTTGAATAAAGGAGCTGATTCTGGAACTGCTAGAACTGCAGTTGAAGGTGCATTTCAAAATTCAGTGCTTTCTGAAGCAGTCAAGGGTACTTGGGGTAGTAACAGTGTAAGGCATGTTGGTCCGGACTACGAGCACATAATAAGTGCTGGTGCAACTTATGAGTATGACTTTGAGGAATACAAAGTGAAAGTCAAAGGCTCTGTAGTTGGTGAATTTGGTAAAGCAAAACAACCAAACAAGGATAAGCATTCTTATACTGAATATGTAGAGTACAATGACCTAATGGGTGTGAACTTAGGTGTAAGTGCTGATTATAAGGTCGATGAAGGTCAAAGCATAAAAGCTGCTGCCTCTTTTGCATATTTAGGTAAGTCTGGTCAACCAAAGGTTATAAAAACATTAAGTGGTAATGATTATGTAGATCTTAAGACAAGTGATCCAAGAGTGAAAGGGATTGCAGATCAATTTGGTAAAGATAGTAACGACACTATGTATTGGACTGCTGGTGCTGGTTATCAACGTGAAAACATCTATACTAGTTTGACATACTTTGGTAGCGTTATGAATGATGGAGACAAGCTTCATGATGTTGCACTTGGTGTTCAATATGATCTGTCACCTGCTTGCAGTAAGAGCAAGTTTGTTCCTTACGCAGTTCTTCACCTCTTCACTACTGAAGAGAAGCAAAGTGTTGATCATAAAATTACTACGAAAAGTGGTAGTGGTGATGTACCACCTAACAAAGGAGCGCTTCTGCTTACTGGTGTGAAGTTCTCTTTTTAA